Proteins encoded together in one Phyllostomus discolor isolate MPI-MPIP mPhyDis1 chromosome 6, mPhyDis1.pri.v3, whole genome shotgun sequence window:
- the LOC114499225 gene encoding AH receptor-interacting protein isoform X1, with protein sequence MADVIASLREDGIQKRVIQEGRGELPDFKDGTKATFHYRTLRSDEAGVVLDDSRVHGKPMELIVGKKFKLPVWETIVSTMREGEIAQFHCDVKHVVLYPLVAKSLRNIAAGKDPLEGQRHCCGIAQMHEHTSLGHADLDALQQNPQPLIFDIEMLKVESPGTYQQDPWAMTDEEKAKAVPVIHQEGNRLYREGLVKEAAAKYYDAIACLKNLQMKEQPGSPDWIQLDQQITPLLLNYCQCKLVAQEYYEVLDHCSSILNKYDDNVKAYFKRGKAHAAVWNTQEAQADFAKVLELDPSLAHTVSRELRALETRIRQKDEEDKARFRGIFSH encoded by the exons GCCACGTTCCACTACCGGACTCTGCGCAGCGACGAGGCGGGTGTTGTGCTGGATGACAGCCGCGTGCACGGCAAGCCCATGGAGCTCATCGTCGGCAAGAAGTTCAAGCTGCCCGTGTGGGAGACCATCGTGAGCACCATGCGTGAGGGGGAGATCGCCCAGTTCCACTGCGATGTCAAG CATGTGGTCCTGTATCCGCTTGTGGCCAAGAGTTTGCGCAACATCGCAGCCGGCAAGGACCCCCTGGAGGGCCAGCGGCACTGCTGCGGCATCGCCCAGATGCACGAGCACACGTCCCTGGGCCACGCCGACCTGGACGCCCTGCAGCAGAACCCCCAGCCTCTCATCTTTGACATTGAGATGCTCAAG GTGGAGAGCCCTGGCACGTACCAGCAGGACCCGTGGGCGATGACGGATGAGGAGAAGGCGAAGGCGGTGCCCGTCATCCACCAGGAGGGCAACCGGCTGTACCGCGAGGGCCTCGTGAAGGAGGCCGCCGCCAAGTACTACGACGCCATCGCCTGCCTCAAGAACCTGCAGATGAAG GAACAGCCTGGGTCCCCGGACTGGATCCAGCTGGACCAGCAGATCACACCGCTGCTGCTCAACTACTGCCAGTGCAAGCTGGTGGCCCAGGAGTACTACGAAGTTCTGGACCACTGCTCTTCCATCCTCAACAAGTATGATG aCAACGTCAAGGCCTACTTCAAGCGGGGCAAGGCACACGCCGCCGTGTGGAACACCCAGGAGGCCCAGGCTGACTTTGCCAAGGTGCTGGAGCTGGACCCCAGCCTGGCGCACACCGTGAGCCGGGAGCTCCGGGCCCTGGAGACACGGATCCGGCAGAAGGACGAGGAGGACAAGGCCCGCTTCCGGGGCATCTTCTCCCACTGA